Genomic DNA from Anthonomus grandis grandis chromosome 5, icAntGran1.3, whole genome shotgun sequence:
GTCAATATTTATACCAGTAGCAATTTAAAGAGAATACATTTTCATAATGTTATAACTGATTAGTTGCATAACTCTCTTACATACCCAATAAACCCATCGCATCTATTGAACTggctttcattaaaaaaacaaaatcatttacATTACAAATGTCATATGTCCCTGACATAAAACAGTTACatctaattttataatatatattccTTCTATATATAGTCctaatatttatatgtattacCACTTGTATTTATATTACCACTTGTAATCATCAAATAAgttattaaatcattaaatttgaGTATTAAGTTGactttatatacatatataagaaACAATCTTCGTCTAAAAGTCACTTCGATCAATTTCCCACCTAATCTTAAAAGGGAGTTCCtgatctgatgttttaaaataagtcgATTCATTCAGAcagttattttcttctttagtACCGAGATATCATCatttaagtaaaacatttgATCCCTACTTGACTGTGATTCCTTTCATTTGCTTAACCCTGCTAAGTGCCTGCTTTTTCATTTCTGTGCTCCTTAACTCAACCAAAATTTCGCTTTTCGCTCTTCGCTCTTACCCAGTCTTACAGTTTCCAGGATATCACTGTCTGCTAATTCTGTTGCTTTAATTTCCATTGCTGCCATGATTTTGACAGTTACCTTCCTGTTATCTAAGTCCGATTTATTTGGTACCCTATTTATTGTTGCTTTGTctccaaattattaaatttaccttgCAACTGAAACAATCTTCCTTTTCAGAGTATCATTTCCTTTCGGAGAGTTCTATTTCTTTCAGAATGCTTTCGAAATTATTCGTTTGTGCGTCAAAATCCGACATAAATTGCACGACTTCTCCAGTTAAATGAACTTGTGTTTGAACAATATTTGTAATCCGATATGCCTATTTTGGAGGTGAATTATACCAAATTGTCCTTTGCTGACAATTTAAAGGTCTTTCATAGAATTGATACATTTGCTGACTGTGCAGTTCCTCAGACTCACACTGATGGAACTTAATCAAAATGCAAGGTTGTTTGTTATAGTATAACCGAAGACCTTATTGGTAGCATCTAAatagatatacatatattttgaaaacaacgTTTCGCTGTGAGATTAAAAATTTACCATatgtatgtaattttattcAACTTTTTAACATCCCCATATTatcttttacaatatttttttgtcgatTTAGGAATGACCTTCTACTTAACatgcaccaaaaaaaaaaagaattaaaaaaaaaatatgtaaactattaaaatccaataaaatacCCTATTATTGAAAAAACACACTGGTCTGCCATAAAAGCTACCTTATCATAAAAATGAGTTCATTTCGGGTCAAGTTCACTCGATTACGTTCCCGACAGTGACTTGCACTGGCCACTGACCCCCCTTATAAAAATCACACATAAACCGTAACAAATCACAAGGTGACTCACCTCTTGGACTTCTTGAAAAACCTTCGATTTAACTGGCAACAGAATTTTTTCGTTCTGCCCCTCGGCCAACTGATGCGAGGAATTGCTGCCCCAGACGTACACTTCCGATGAATTTAATTGGGAATACGTCAAAGACTGTTCCAATTCTGAATAGGTGAgacctaaaaaaatcaaacacaTTTTACGTAATTCTGATGCGATATTATAATAGGATGTAAACCGACCACAATTAACAGCCATGAATGATAAAACCTCCAATAAATACAAAGCGGTTTGATACATCGAAATCGAGTCTGTAGGGTCCTGTTTCCAATCGGGGTACTTTAGAACGGGTTTAACTCCCTCCAGTTGTATTATCGCCTTCGAAAAATAGTcgctaataaaaaagtttatattaggtgaaaataaacttaaaaccgTCAAGTGGGTACCTCTCGATGCTTTGCTTGCAAGAAGCCTCCAAAGCCATATCGATCCACTCCAGTAGGTACCTTAGGGAGCCCCTTAGGAGCGCTATGCCAAGCAGGATTTCTGCCGCGAGGGTTTTTCCTTTGGTGTCGGCAGAAGCCACGTGTAAaaccgaattttttaaaaagtcggACACCTACAGTACATATGCATGTAGTTAAAAATACATACTTTGTGTAAAGTTGCAAAACTCCTCAATAATTTGATAACGCGGCCTTATCTTATCAAAAAGTGCCGAAATACAGTTTCTCAGGGTATCCTGAGGGGCATTAAAACAAAGTATAGCCTTTTTTAAGTAGAATTGTTTTTTCATAATTCtacacatattttcaaaattatttcatgtaCCAGGTGTGATCTCTGTTGGTCTCAAATCATGTATAAAGGATTATTCCAGAATTATAGACAATATTTTTACTTCATTTGATAGTGACAAAATAAAGGCTTTAACTATAAAGAGCAACTCATCTGGCCATTGTATGCAATATGCTATTTTACTACTCAAGTcattagtaataaaaaacatgCAGTAGAAAGGAGGACaatatattaaatgttaagAATCTCTTTTTGTTCAATGAGGAAAgtatactttattttttgacaaaattataaaatatattgctCTTTCTTTTCCACTAATTCTTTCCATGAATCTGAGTTGAATCGCAAGTCAGATTGGTTTAGTAATGAGATTGTAAACAAGACGAAAATCtgcattttctttttatgtgttaccaaaaattaaatagtgaACAAATGTGGGAAAactataaactaaaattaaaggaaCATAGagttaattattaatagcaGGAGTAGTGCCTACtatcaattttataatattgaatTGAGTCCTTTTAGACAACAGTCATATCCAACTTCTTCTAAAAAtacaaagaataataatattaatgattaaaGTGTTGCAGCGGAAAAATGTAAACACTAATCAGTCAATTTCTGTCATCCATTCTAATGGAAAAAGCTTAAGGTAAACTAAATAACTCAATGTTTCTTCAACCAGATACTGAACTTAAAGTCCATGCAAACCTCATGCAAACTCTCAAGTGATGTTGATAAAATTCCTTGATCTTTGTTAATTAATTGTGAACATATTCTTGGTAAGCTTGCTACTACATAACTTGGTTATTTGGAAACCGAGAACTGttgttgacaaaaaaattgttatgtcTTATTATGCTATTTATTCATTGTTAAATTATTCCATAGTATTCTGGGGTTTTGCACAAGAATGAATGAAGTGCTAATTGCagcaaaaaaatcataaaaacaatGCTTTTTAAAGGTTCAAGGGAATCCTGTTGTGAACTATTTCCCAATCTAAAGATCCTTACAGCTATTTATATTCTGCAGTTCTCTTTACATTcaagaaaatttacattattttgggCTAGTCAAGGATATGCATCACAACTATCCACTCAgaagtaatattaatataaatatacctgcTGCTTATTTAACTGCCATTAAGAAGAGATCCTATATTAtgccaataaaaatatgtaatcaCCTAACAACTTACTGAACTCTGAAGAACTGAAAACCCAATGTCTTTTGAAGTGAAACTAGCAGATTTGCTTTGCAAAAagccaatttataatttaaatgaattttcctCAATCATGTTTGTATAAAGTCAAGAAAATGTTTACTTTTTGATAGCAAGTAATTTTTAGAACATGTTTTACTGGTGTATATTGCAAGCATTCTCACCTGTTCCAAGCTGGTGATTCCCAAACTGCTCAATTGGGCATCATTTGACAAGCATAACGCTggtaattcttttattaagtcCATGGTTGTTTCAAGAACAGAATTGCATAGGGAAGGAATCCCTAAAATTTCGCTCACCTGCCAGTTTTGCTGCAGTAGGGAGAACAAGAGACTAAGGCCTGTTCTGACTCCCATTTCTAGTAGAGCTTGGTTAccttaaaaattgctttttttaaagacatgaaattaaagtaaatatttgatattattgtTAGGGTTATAAGCTATATTTCTCACTTTAATGCACCCAAATAACTTAGAAATTTTACAATTACCTGTAAGTAAATAGTCTCTTGAAGATTTATTTGGAACCAAAGCATTTTTACTGGCAGCCCCTTGACTCTCGGTTCTCTCCTTGTCATGTTgttttactatatatattatggCATGGTAAAATCGCTTTAAAATAATCATGCGTTTCTTTAAAAGAACTGAGAACTGGGTGGACATGCATACTTCCTTTGCAAGTTGAAGCTGCAAATGATAAAACATGATTTAACAGCAATGAATATAAGATTAATGGTTAACTTATTTTAACATCTTTATCTGATTTAATCTTAAAGACTCTTACCTGATTTGTTAGTAAAGTATTCAAGAAAGTGTTAAGCTCGGCACCTGTTGGAGCCTCATATTGAAAGCTTGGCAAGGTTTGGACATCATTAAGACTGGGAGGACTGGTTGGTATGACCCTAACCTCCTTAGCTTGAATCAACAAGTTATATATTGAAGGGACAGTGTCCTGGTTAACGATACTATCTGGATCTATGACAGCCCACTCTGAATTATGGCTGTCCTGCCAATCTAGCTCTATGTTATACATAGAGGTACTTTCCATTTTCTTCTATTTAATTTAGGTCATTAATCGCGGTGTTATGGAGACATGTCGTTTATCATTGATACTGGCACACTTTCGTTAATTTTGCACAAAAGCTCTCGATCAAATgaatttatgaattatttttgtttatatttatcaCTTCAGTGGGAATTTACTTAACTGTCATCTGTCATTGTCACTGCAATTGTGACAAAGGCCGAGCGGTATTAGGGATGTCATTGTCACatcgatatttatttaaattgtgcaATGTTATGCCAGTAAACGATTTCttgttataaataaagtatGCTGTTTAAGgataaataaactgaaaaactgAATTGGCGAAGATAAATctataaataaacacaatattTCTATTATCAAATATCTGGTTTATGGTAAACAAGATGGGCCTAATACGTGACGTTATCGGCCGGACTACTCAGATAACAATTCGCTTATCAGGCAAAATATTTGCTCAGTCAACACTTGGGACTGTGCggtaaaaactttataattttcttctacTAAATAAGCACATTAAAGCCATATTACCTTagttaaatacaatttaaatctttcaaaattCCCTGGCCGGGCTTACCCATAGAAAGCGAAAGAAAACTGATAGTGTCTAGAAGAGGAATGTAAAAGGAAACCTTACAGAACAAATAATAACATTGATTTGCTCTTATGGGTGCTCTTAGGACAGTCTTATATAATTTTCATCGTGAAAAATGGACGTAGAGATGTTGCCGAGCACTGTGTCCTTTGTGGAAAGTAGGGTAAGTAAACATTTGTGAATTTATTACGTACAACTTCTGGGGAAAAGCTTCAAATCCCAAGCATTGATTTAATGTAAAACCAAGATGGCCGCCTGTCATTCTTGTCAATGCGGATCCAGATGTTTATTCAGCTAAGATTAAACTGACCTGATATATTTCTGCTTTATATAAGGTTTCCCCAATCCAGAACTAATgtgaataattaatttgttatgtAACTGCACATAAAAATGCCATGAACAGCTGCTATAAGAAAGATGCTCCCCTTAaggcaaaagtttttttttattccatgaTCTTAGAAACTAAACCTTCTGGTAAAAATAAGTCGCAAATCTCACAGTTGCTTAGGGAGATCCGATTTAGTGCTGATGGCGAGAAAATGTTTGAAAAGGTACTAGAACCAgccttataattaatttttcttaggaAAATCCTTTCGTTAGTACAGTTTTCTTTTTCAGTTATGTTATTGTGGACAAAGTTGCACAAAAATCCCAGAAGCCCTAACGAAACTTTACGCCCCAAAGGTGCACAGCTTGGATCTCAGCTACAATGAATTGGTGACTTTAAGAGGCCTAGAACACTATACGGGCCTTAAGGAACTTGTTTTGGATAATAACCAGCTGGGAGACAATTTGGTTTTACCCCATCTGGAGAACTTACACACCAtgtctatgaataaaaataaggtAATTCGTAAAGTGAGACTCTGCCTTAATATACGTGAAATCCACCCTTTAGGCTGCGTTGCCATGccatgtaattttttgttttcagattAGTAATTTAGAGGGTCTCCTGTTGcaaatcaaagaaaaactgcCGCAGTTGAGCTATTTAAGTCTTTTAGGTAATCAAGCGTGTCCCAACCAGCTGTCCAGTACGGAAAACGATGATGAGGACTATCAGAGATACAGGTTTgactattttaatgtaatttttttccaaaagatccTACAAACCAAGTGACTTCAATCTGACAGTGACAAGTGACAATCCATCTAGAGCCGCATGCAAGACAATGCATTTGGCATGCATTATTGGTATAATTATATGtacttctttaataattatattctgTTTTCTAAccctataaataattttgcacTTTAAAAATAGCATGGTTGGCAACTTTTGACACGTGACTTTAATCTGACAATGACAAGTGACAACTCTAAAAGCATCGCTGCCGAGGGCGGGATATTCAAACTTAAcctttacataaaaaaaaattatttcttagatACTTCGTGTTACATCAccttcctaacctaaaattccTTGACTCGACCCGCGTGACGAGCCACGAACGTACGGAGGCCAGAAGTCGAGGCAAATACATGAACGTGGTTACGCCCTCTGGCAACGTGGAGGTTAACGTTAACGTAAACCAGTTTAACGTTAGTGGTAGTCTTAAGTATACACCTCTGCCAAAAGCCCTAAGGAGTCCTGAGGATTATAAGGGTAAGAAACGAGGCGAAGGGTTGAGTTTcgatgttgatttttttttgtttttttaggtgCTTATGGGAAATGTCGTTATAGATATAGCGGTAAGCACTCGGAGGGAAAcagatttattttgaataatgatctttaaaaatatgtaatagaaagttaataaatgtgttttatttactGGGGTTCGtttgtttttatgtatttattagcAAATTTTGCAAGGTTATACCGGGATTTAACCCAATGACGTTACACGGTAAGCCTACTTTGATTTAATGGGTATGTCATTAtcacttataataatattgtctctaaagtcatataatatttttttcaaatccaGCAACCTCctgtaaatattataagaatttttaatattctcgtTTAATTGGTCGTTTGATGTCAACTTTGATAATAATAACACAATAggtaatattgttttaaaatgtcaTCTGTCGGCCATTTTGTAATTTGGAACTGTCACTGTCAGGTATACTTGACGAAATTGAGACACACTCGTTGAAACTTAGGCTTTACTTATTAGAGATTTTGATTTCCGTTAAGTTTGATTATTCGTTACTCAGCTATTATAAGTAATCATTTGGAATATTCGTTATTTTGATTACTGTGttgttttcattaatatttgGGTATAACTTACTGTTGTTTTGGTGTTATTATATAGAGAATcgataataaaaaactacattgttttattgatttaagaatatttatttagtataatattactgaccaaataaaataaaaattacttacttaaaaaaataaaactataaatttttactttataaccGGTTTCTCTTTTCCGATATTTGGCTAACGACTAAATGTCCTGTAAGATGGCACCGATGTTGTTACTTCACATACGTAATTTCTTCTCAACTTGAGAAAAATGAGGGTATCATATAAGCgaacgacattttaaaattgcttcTGCTTTTGCATGGATTTGTTTTCGCAATAAGCAGATGCAATTTTATCGAAAtctgtcaaatttaattttcttgttcaTTTACCATGTTTACACACAATATGTCGATAATTATCTCGCTGTAACGCGCATTATAACGTGTATACAAAGGAACATTCAAATTCACaactaacaaaaatttgaaaaccttTGAGAGGGAG
This window encodes:
- the LOC126735864 gene encoding leucine-rich melanocyte differentiation-associated protein-like isoform X2, producing MDVEMLPSTVSFVESRLCYCGQSCTKIPEALTKLYAPKVHSLDLSYNELVTLRGLEHYTGLKELVLDNNQLGDNLVLPHLENLHTMSMNKNKISNLEGLLLQIKEKLPQLSYLSLLGNQACPNQLSSTENDDEDYQRYRYFVLHHLPNLKFLDSTRVTSHERTEARSRGKYMNVVTPSGNVEVNVNVNQFNVSGSLKYTPLPKALRSPEDYKGAYGKCRYRYSGKHSEGNRFILNNDL
- the LOC126735864 gene encoding leucine-rich melanocyte differentiation-associated protein-like isoform X1; translated protein: MNSCYKKDAPLKAKVFFYSMILETKPSGKNKSQISQLLREIRFSADGEKMFEKLCYCGQSCTKIPEALTKLYAPKVHSLDLSYNELVTLRGLEHYTGLKELVLDNNQLGDNLVLPHLENLHTMSMNKNKISNLEGLLLQIKEKLPQLSYLSLLGNQACPNQLSSTENDDEDYQRYRYFVLHHLPNLKFLDSTRVTSHERTEARSRGKYMNVVTPSGNVEVNVNVNQFNVSGSLKYTPLPKALRSPEDYKGAYGKCRYRYSGKHSEGNRFILNNDL